One Anas platyrhynchos isolate ZD024472 breed Pekin duck chromosome 2, IASCAAS_PekinDuck_T2T, whole genome shotgun sequence DNA segment encodes these proteins:
- the OSGIN2 gene encoding oxidative stress-induced growth inhibitor 2 translates to MPVWCCRCSLAGPVRNYSSPETEGQLLNSFVQYFGDSLGRKIKRMPLIEETVLPGDSLLTLPVVIIGNGPSGICLSYLLSGYRPYLSPEAVHPNPILHTKLEEARHLSIVDQDLEYLSEGLEGRSSNPVAVLFDTLLHPDADFGYDYPPVLHWKLEQHNYIPHIVLGKGPPGGAWHSMEGSMLTISFGDWMELPGLTFKEWAASKRRNIKSDRVMPEEIACYYKHYVKVMGLQKNFRDNVYITSVSRLYRGEDDENRSQLSEDISTQHLEMEDGQKSLIKRNWEVRGYQRATDGSHVPFCLFAENVALATGSFDSPGRLQVEGEDFPFVLHSMSDFGAAISKGKLRGKADPVLIVGAGLTAADAVLCAYNNNIPVIHVFRRRVTDTSLIFKQLPKKLYPEYHKVYHMMCTQSHTVDSNLHSAYTSFPEHNVLSFKPEMKCVLQSASGLKKILKFSVALVLIGSHPNLFFLKDQGHSIGHHLNQPITCKGNPIEIDPYTYECTKEANLFALGPLVGDNFVRFLKGGALGIARCLAIRQKKKHELIESGDGGGDGVP, encoded by the exons ATGCCCGTGTGGTGCTGCCGCTGCTCCCTGGCCGGTCCCGTCAG AAATTACAGCAGCCCTGAAACTGAAGGACAGCTTTTGAATTCCTTCGTCCAGTATTTTGGTGACAGCCTTGGGAGGAAGATTAAAAGAATGCCTTTAATAGAAGAAACTGTTCTGCCTGGGGACTCACTCCTTACTCTGCCTGTAGTAATAATAG gAAATGGACCTTCAGGAATTTGTCTTTCGTACTTGCTGTCTGGGTACAGGCCATATTTGTCTCCTGAAGCTGTACATCCAAACCCCATTCTACATACAAAACTAGAAGAAGCTCGACATCTTTCCATTGTTGATCAG GATCTAGAGTACCTGTCTGAAGGCCTCGAAGGACGCTCTTCAAACCCAGTTGCTGTGCTTTTTGATACACTCCTGCATCCTGATGCTGACTTCGGGTATGACTACCCACCAGTTTTGCACTGGAAGCTAGAGCAACATAATTATATTCCTCATATAGTGCTTGGTAAAGGACCACCTGGTGGGGCTTGGCAT tCCATGGAAGGCTCTATGCTAACAATCAGTTTTGGAGACTGGATGGAACTTCCCGGGCTCACCTTTAAGGAGTGGGCAGCTAGCAAGCGCAG aaatataAAGAGTGACCGCGTAATGCCAGAAGAAATTGCTTGCTATTATAAACACTATGTTAAAGTCATGGGCCTCCAGAAGAATTTCAGAGACAATGTTTATATAACATCAGTATCCAGGCTTTATCGAGGAGAGGATGATGAAAATAGAAGTCAACTTAGTGAAGATATTTCAACGCAGCATTTGGAAATGGAAGATGGACAGAAATCACTGATCAAGCGAAACTGGGAAGTTAGAGGTTATCAGCGAGCGACGGATGGTTCTCATGTGCCCTTCTGCCTCTTTGCTGAGAATGTGGCTCTTGCCACTGGAAGCTTTGATTCTCCTGGCCGACTACAAGTTGAAGGAGAAGACTTCCCGTTTGTGCTTCATTCCATGTCTGACTTTGGGGCTGCTATCAGCAAAGGAAAGCTACGTGGGAAAGCAGACCCTGTATTAATTGTGGGTGCCGGACTTACAGCAGCTGATGCAGTACTGTGTGCCTACAACAACAACATCCCAGTAATTCACGTGTTCCGTAGAAGAGTTACTGATACAAGCCTGATTTTCAAACAGTTACCTAAAAAGCTTTACCCTGAATACCATAAGGTCTATCATATGATGTGTACTCAGTCACACACTGTGGACTCTAATCTGCATTCTGCTTACACTAGTTTCCCTGAACACAATGTACTTTCCTTCAAGCCTGAAATGAAATGTGTTCTTCAGAGTGCCTCTGGACTGAAGAAAATTCTGAAGTTTTCTGTAGCCTTAGTTCTGATAGGTTCTCACccaaatcttttctttctgaaggacCAAGGACATAGCATAGGTCATCACTTAAATCAGCCCATCACATGCAAGGGGAATCCTATAGAGATTGATCCATATACTTATGAATGCACTAAAGAAGCAAACCTCTTTGCTTTAGGTCCTCTGGTTGGAGACAATTTTGTACGGTTTTTAAAAGGAGGTGCACTGGGCATTGCACGATGCTTGGCAATaagacaaaagaagaaacatgAATTGATTGAAAGTGGGGATGGAGGAGGTGATGGGGTACCTTAA